From a single Methanomicrobium sp. W14 genomic region:
- a CDS encoding P-loop domain-containing protein: protein MRAELLKSEVSDAFLDEKRIRPGTNFYFAKSPDRTSLIFSYPVFVKCRLLEDFPEAKEGYDGAVAGLIESIKDKCREISALHPLGGLDTGCPGNYSPNIEPVTFCRVSSGTGQMLWKAGPDNYMNDDGIFLTLCGAVPYPGDPVCGNVRRAGEIFSSLLESVAELSFRFSRKSAEAGAMCSLDQKLLRKNLSLAGLVSFIADNTLPARTYTRHRGYFRIAGPGKSSNVPFVCPLELEPVEMELMASGGSVTGLGIRKKEVFAVTGSNAEGKSTFLQTVRSGCDDHLPGDGREQVVTSGSVMTAESCESDISGSDISMFFSALPPGASGSPKCVFGSGSGSMGMAAQFSEAVRKKAQVIVVDEDKSATNLLVPNCMQGMNVTPLSLICRKHREKLGGSSVVFAAATMDILVSEADRIMEFRDHTAFGIKRDDFRKKLRQYLESVIKGLQ from the coding sequence ATGAGGGCAGAACTTTTAAAATCAGAAGTCTCTGATGCATTTTTGGACGAAAAAAGAATCAGACCCGGTACAAATTTTTATTTTGCAAAATCACCTGACAGGACATCTTTAATATTTTCGTATCCGGTATTTGTAAAATGCCGCCTTCTGGAAGACTTTCCCGAAGCAAAGGAAGGGTACGACGGGGCGGTGGCCGGGCTTATAGAGTCAATAAAAGATAAATGCCGCGAAATTTCTGCTCTTCACCCGCTTGGAGGGCTTGATACCGGGTGTCCCGGTAATTATTCACCTAATATAGAACCTGTGACGTTCTGCAGGGTCTCTTCCGGCACCGGGCAGATGCTCTGGAAGGCCGGGCCTGACAATTATATGAACGATGACGGAATTTTTCTTACACTTTGCGGAGCTGTTCCATACCCTGGTGACCCTGTCTGTGGAAATGTCCGTCGTGCAGGTGAAATTTTTTCATCACTTCTTGAGTCTGTTGCAGAATTGTCATTCAGATTCAGCAGAAAAAGCGCAGAAGCTGGAGCAATGTGCTCTCTTGACCAGAAGCTTTTAAGAAAAAATCTCAGTTTGGCAGGTCTTGTTTCGTTTATTGCGGACAACACTCTTCCTGCAAGGACATACACAAGACACAGGGGTTACTTCAGGATTGCAGGACCTGGCAAAAGCAGTAATGTTCCTTTTGTCTGTCCTTTGGAGCTTGAACCTGTGGAAATGGAGCTTATGGCTTCCGGGGGATCCGTTACCGGTCTTGGAATCAGGAAAAAGGAGGTTTTTGCTGTTACAGGATCAAATGCTGAAGGAAAGTCGACTTTTCTTCAGACTGTCCGGTCGGGCTGCGACGACCACCTCCCCGGTGACGGGAGGGAGCAGGTTGTGACTTCAGGAAGTGTCATGACAGCGGAATCTTGTGAATCTGATATATCAGGCTCTGATATAAGCATGTTCTTTTCGGCCCTCCCGCCCGGTGCTTCAGGAAGCCCCAAATGTGTGTTCGGCAGTGGCAGCGGTTCTATGGGTATGGCTGCACAGTTTTCGGAGGCTGTAAGGAAAAAAGCACAGGTGATTGTTGTCGACGAGGACAAATCGGCGACAAATCTTCTTGTTCCGAACTGTATGCAGGGTATGAACGTAACACCCCTGTCTTTAATATGCCGTAAACACAGGGAAAAGCTTGGTGGGTCTTCCGTGGTTTTTGCTGCAGCCACAATGGATATTCTTGTTTCGGAGGCGGACAGAATTATGGAATTCAGGGATCATACTGCATTCGGGATAAAAAGGGATGACTTCAGAAAAAAGCTTAGACAATACCTTGAATCTGTGATAAAAGGTCTTCAGTAA
- a CDS encoding winged helix-turn-helix transcriptional regulator, with amino-acid sequence MVRQEFKLISGVLLMVVFLISFYTASASSVEYSVQSWENSPPVGDSLAPDPLELWQVSPLMLAAVMLVAISPSLVVPAQIILTGLGLTMLNFRRVNNKAVLDNELRGSIYSFIVENPGVCFTGIEKEVGVNKGTLEYHLGMLRRGHKIYVFTKNRRSFYFENSGRYSAGEMEMLSVIRNDTERAICGYLYECPGASRNDIVSFARLTCSTVSWHMKRLCDSGAVFPTKDGKFISYHLSSPAKKIVEMISDQ; translated from the coding sequence GTGGTGAGACAGGAGTTTAAACTGATTTCCGGCGTTCTGCTGATGGTTGTATTTTTGATATCCTTTTATACTGCATCAGCATCTTCTGTTGAGTACTCCGTCCAGAGCTGGGAAAACTCCCCTCCGGTGGGAGATTCTCTGGCGCCTGACCCCCTTGAGCTGTGGCAGGTTTCACCTCTTATGCTTGCCGCGGTAATGCTTGTTGCGATATCCCCGTCTCTGGTTGTCCCGGCACAGATTATCCTTACCGGCCTTGGTTTAACGATGCTCAATTTCAGGCGCGTGAATAATAAAGCAGTTCTTGACAATGAGTTGCGTGGAAGCATATACAGTTTTATCGTGGAAAATCCCGGGGTATGTTTTACCGGAATAGAAAAAGAGGTTGGTGTCAACAAAGGTACTCTTGAGTATCATCTTGGAATGCTTCGTCGCGGGCATAAAATATATGTATTCACGAAGAATAGGCGCAGTTTCTACTTTGAGAATTCCGGAAGATATTCAGCAGGTGAGATGGAAATGCTTTCGGTTATCAGAAACGATACCGAACGTGCAATATGCGGATATCTTTACGAGTGCCCGGGAGCGTCAAGAAACGACATTGTGTCATTTGCAAGGCTGACGTGTTCGACCGTATCGTGGCATATGAAAAGGCTTTGTGACTCCGGGGCCGTTTTCCCAACAAAAGACGGAAAATTCATAAGCTATCACCTGTCTTCTCCTGCAAAAAAAATAGTCGAGATGATATCCGACCAGTAG